One genomic segment of Nilaparvata lugens isolate BPH chromosome Y, ASM1435652v1, whole genome shotgun sequence includes these proteins:
- the LOC120355137 gene encoding uncharacterized protein LOC120355137, whose protein sequence is MVTKAVHVEVVSELTTKAFIAALIRFSSRRGIPHSIFSDNATTFVGANNELQDLHQFFESSKTQQDIHNYTSVLNIKWHFIPPRAPSFGGLWENAVKNFKKIFKVVTFNHVLNFEDMTTFAAQIEAILNSRPLVPLTEDPQDLQYLSPGHFLVGRPLTALPFHCPPTTHVDNRCRWKLLQKITQELWDRWSKEYLVTLQRKHKWLTESDNLTVDTMVLLKDLNSAPSTWKLARIIETHPGADGKVRVVTVQTAHGRFKRAISSLAPLPAFEDD, encoded by the coding sequence ATGGTCACGAAAGCAGTACACGTAGAAGTCGTCTCAGAGTTGACAACGAAAGCCTTTATTGCGGCACTCATTCGCTTCTCATCACGTCGTGGTATTCCACACTCCATATTTTCGGACAATGCAACCACGTTTGTAGGTGCAAACAATGAACTACAAGATCTACATCAGTTTTTTGAGTCATCTAAAACTCAACAAGATATTCATAACTACACGTCGGTTCTCAATATCAAGTGGCACTTCATTCCACCTCGCGCCCCATCTTTTGGAGGTCTATGGGAGAATGCTGtcaagaatttcaagaaaattttcaaagtcgTCACATTCAATCATGTTCTTAATTTTGAAGATATGACTACATTCGCAGCTCAAATTGAAGCTATCCTTAACTCTCGTCCACTCGTACCTCTTACAGAGGACCCTCAAGATCTTCAGTATCTCTCGCCAGGTCACTTCTTAGTTGGTCGCCCATTGACTGCGTTGCCTTTCCATTGCCCACCCACCACCCATGTCGATAACAGGTGTCGTTGGAAACTTCTTCAAAAAATCACTCAAGAACTTTGGGACAGATGGTCTAAGGAGTACTTAGTCACACTTCAACGCAAGCACAAATGGCTTACTGAATCGGACAATCTCACAGTTGACACCATGGTTCTTCTGAAAGATCTCAATTCTGCTCCTTCCACTTGGAAGTTAGCTCGCATCATTGAAACCCATCCAGGTGCAGATGGAAAAGTTCGTGTTGTTACAGTGCAGACTGCGCATGGTAGGTTCAAGAGAGCCATCTCTAGTCTCGCTCCGCTTCcagcatttgaagatgattaA